In Solanum stenotomum isolate F172 chromosome 6, ASM1918654v1, whole genome shotgun sequence, one DNA window encodes the following:
- the LOC125867908 gene encoding serine carboxypeptidase-like 13: protein MRFSIFHSQVEKRMKYLKMKCSLHIVLLIFVIFEIYPFFVLAGSPVKYLPGFEGPLPFQLETGYIGVGEANEVQLFYYFIKSQSNSKIDPLIYWFTGGPGCSPLSAILFELGPITMDIRAYNGSLPTLSLNPYAYTKVANMIFVDLPVGSGYSYATTQKANYSDDLQSADHAYEFLRKWLIEHQEYLNNPFYVAGDSYSGITVPIVTQVISNGIDMGIKPWINLKGYILGNPVTSTAPDYKYKVPFAHAMGLIPDELYKSFVNNCGGDHYSHNDSTNQLCSRDIRTFDWLIKDIYQYNILESPCELVSHDSRRSLHENVQKLKNLTTFFGIKCREEWHELSVIWANDKIVQDALHVRKTSIAWERCRSNLSFGTIINNTVPYHANLSHKGFRSLIYSGDHDMVVPFSSTQLWIKSLSYSIIDDWKPWVVDGHVAGHTRSYSNQMTFATVKGGGHTAPEWKPAECLAMLKRWLSHVSL, encoded by the exons ATGAGATTCAGTATTTTCCATTCTCAAGTAGAGAAAAGAATGAAATACTTGAAGATGAAGTGTTCACTTCACATtgtcttgttaatttttgtaatatttgagATATATCCATTTTTTGTTCTTGCTGGTTCACCTGTCAAGTATCTTCCTGGATTTGAAGGACCACTTCCATTTCAACTTGAAACCGG gTATATAGGAGTAGGTGAAGCAAATGAGGTGCAActcttctattattttataaagtcGCAATCTAATTCAAAAATCGATCCACTTATTTATTGGTTTACGGGAGGTCCTGGTTGCTCTCCATTGAGTGCGATTTTATTTGAATTAG GACCCATTACAATGGATATTAGAGCGTATAATGGGAGCTTGCCAACGTTGTCTTTAAATCCATATGCATACACAAAG GTGGCAAACATGATTTTTGTAGATTTGCCAGTAGGGAGTGGATACTCCTATGCAACCACACAAAAAGCAAATTACTCAGATGATTTACAATCAGCTGATCATGCTTATGAATTTCTTCGAAAG TGGTTAATTGAGCATCAAGAATATCTCAATAATCCTTTCTATGTTGCTGGAGACTCTTATAGTGGAATTACAGTTCCTATTGTTACTCAAGTCATATCAAATG GTATTGATATGGGAATCAAGCCATGGATCAATCTTAAG GGATATATTCTTGGGAATCCAGTAACATCTACTGCTCCAGATTACAAGTATAAGGTACCTTTTGCTCATGCAATGGGCCTAATTCCTGATGAACTATACAAG TCATTTGTGAATAATTGTGGAGGAGATCATTACAGCCATAATGATTCAACCAACCAACTTTGTTCGAGGGACATACGTACTTTTGATTGG TTGATTAAGgatatttatcaatataataTCCTAGAGTCCCCTTGTGAACTTGTATCACATGATTCAAGAAGATCGTTGCATGAGAATGTTCAAAAGCTCAAAAATCTTACTACATTTTTTGGAATTAAATGTCGA GAAGAATGGCACGAACTCTCTGTGATTTGGGCCAACGATAAAATTGTACAAGACGCTCTACATGTTCGAAAG ACTAGTATAGCATGGGAGAGATGCAGGAGCAACTTGTCTTTTGGAACAATTATCAACAATACTGTACCATATCATGCAAATCTTAGTCATAAAGGCTTTAGATCTCTTATTTACAG TGGTGATCATGACATGGTTGTGCCATTTAGTTCAACACAATTATGGATTAAATCACTAAGCTATTCAATTATTGATGATTGGAAGCCATGGGTTGTTGATGGTCACGTTGCAGG TCATACAAGGAGTTATTCCAACCAAATGACGTTTGCCACGGTCAAG GGAGGAGGGCATACGGCCCCTGAGTGGAAACCTGCGGAATGTCTTGCCATGTTAAAGCGTTGGTTATCCCATGTATCactttaa